In Edaphobacter paludis, a single window of DNA contains:
- the ruvX gene encoding Holliday junction resolvase RuvX has protein sequence MIKSMVTGRVMALDVGKLRVGVALSDPLGYTAQPLLTLWRKTRSEDLRSLLRLIRKHEVVKIVVGNPLHMSGDISPWAAKVQDFAQELRLRSGLPVQMWDERLSSVAAHEILDEAGHRRQDRKYVIDQVAAVVILRGWMDAQEQSGTGETR, from the coding sequence ATGATTAAGTCTATGGTGACAGGGCGCGTAATGGCGTTGGATGTAGGAAAGCTGCGCGTAGGCGTTGCGCTGAGCGATCCGCTGGGCTACACGGCGCAACCACTGCTTACGCTGTGGCGTAAGACCAGAAGTGAGGACCTGCGCAGCCTCCTGCGGCTGATTCGTAAACACGAGGTCGTCAAGATTGTGGTGGGAAATCCGCTGCACATGTCCGGCGATATCAGCCCGTGGGCCGCGAAGGTGCAGGATTTCGCCCAAGAGTTGCGCCTCCGATCCGGCTTACCGGTGCAGATGTGGGACGAGCGGTTGAGTTCTGTCGCGGCTCACGAAATTCTCGATGAAGCGGGACACCGACGGCAGGATCGCAAGTACGTCATCGACCAGGTCGCGGCCGTCGTGATTTTGCGTGGCTGGATGGACGCCCAGGAACAGTCAGGAACAGGTGAAACACGATAA
- a CDS encoding GMC family oxidoreductase, with protein sequence MAEEIVDVLIIGSGHSGGMAAKILTEKGISCLMLNAGPVADVHKDTESKPAYALPFRGFSQPGRLPHVFQSNEFNANTWVDEQEVPYTFDPEHPYNWVRVRLFGGRSLFWSRQSFRLSDYEFKGKSHDGYGDDWPISLADLAPYYSRVEKIFRVRGRAYGLPQYPDGNFVQDNSPWTGCMQRFVNAGKQAGIPVCKARSSLGVDGLASSVNLLLPDAFATGKLQAIPNVVVRELTVDKNTGLVNEAHFVDRISRREMSVKARVVVLAAGTLESTRLLLNSKLANSSGVMGHYLIDQIYGAGMTCSVPEARDGRSTPELIGGSALIPRFRNLNTKAKNFIRGYALNVYSSGGAIDPRNFAAYGEDLQKKLDSYHGSVFATGIMGEVLARYENHVSIDKNVVDAWDIPALHIQTKYTDNEFNMARDAVDTSIALAEAAGFEVLSKNYDPNPPGYSIHELGTCRMGDNPKTSVLNKWSQSHDIKNLIVVDGASFVSSGWQNPTMTIVSLAMRASEHLAEQMRQGNV encoded by the coding sequence ATGGCTGAAGAAATAGTTGATGTTCTTATTATTGGGTCGGGCCACTCTGGCGGGATGGCCGCAAAGATACTCACCGAAAAAGGTATTTCCTGCCTGATGCTCAATGCGGGGCCAGTCGCGGATGTTCACAAAGATACCGAGTCCAAGCCTGCCTATGCTCTCCCTTTCCGCGGGTTCAGCCAGCCGGGCCGTTTGCCGCACGTCTTTCAGTCGAACGAGTTCAACGCGAATACATGGGTCGATGAGCAGGAGGTTCCTTACACCTTCGACCCCGAACATCCTTATAACTGGGTAAGAGTGCGTCTGTTTGGTGGACGCTCGCTCTTCTGGTCGCGGCAGTCCTTCCGTCTCAGCGACTATGAGTTCAAGGGCAAATCCCACGACGGCTATGGTGACGACTGGCCAATCAGTCTCGCCGATCTGGCCCCCTACTACTCGCGGGTCGAAAAGATCTTTCGCGTGCGCGGCCGTGCCTATGGACTGCCGCAGTATCCGGATGGAAACTTTGTCCAGGACAATTCGCCGTGGACAGGATGCATGCAGCGCTTTGTCAATGCAGGAAAACAGGCTGGCATTCCTGTCTGCAAGGCGCGCAGCTCACTGGGGGTGGACGGCTTGGCGAGCTCAGTGAACCTTCTGCTGCCCGACGCGTTCGCTACCGGCAAGCTCCAGGCTATTCCGAATGTGGTTGTTCGAGAACTTACCGTCGACAAGAATACCGGCCTGGTGAACGAGGCTCACTTTGTCGACCGGATCTCGCGGCGTGAGATGTCGGTGAAGGCACGGGTAGTTGTTCTCGCGGCTGGAACTCTGGAGAGCACCCGCTTGCTTTTGAACTCCAAGCTGGCAAACTCCAGCGGCGTGATGGGCCACTACTTGATCGATCAGATCTATGGGGCAGGCATGACCTGCTCGGTACCAGAGGCACGTGACGGCCGATCCACACCGGAGTTGATCGGCGGGAGCGCCCTCATTCCCCGTTTTCGCAACCTCAACACTAAAGCGAAGAACTTTATCCGTGGCTATGCGCTGAATGTGTACAGCAGCGGCGGTGCCATCGATCCGCGCAACTTCGCTGCCTATGGAGAGGACCTGCAAAAGAAGCTGGACAGTTATCATGGCAGCGTCTTCGCAACCGGAATCATGGGAGAGGTGCTGGCCCGCTATGAGAACCATGTGAGCATCGACAAGAACGTCGTAGATGCATGGGACATTCCGGCGTTGCACATCCAGACAAAATACACCGACAATGAATTCAACATGGCTCGCGATGCGGTTGACACGAGCATCGCGCTGGCCGAGGCCGCGGGCTTTGAAGTTCTTTCGAAGAACTACGATCCCAATCCTCCCGGCTACAGCATTCACGAACTAGGCACCTGCCGCATGGGCGATAACCCAAAGACAAGTGTCTTGAATAAATGGAGCCAGAGTCACGACATCAAAAATCTGATTGTTGTCGATGGCGCCAGCTTCGTCAGCTCCGGTTGGCAGAATCCAACCATGACGATTGTGTCGCTGGCGATGCGAGCTTCGGAGCATCTGGCGGAACAGATGCGTCAGGGAAACGTCTAA
- a CDS encoding gluconate 2-dehydrogenase subunit 3 family protein, giving the protein MAVSATATTVLGQQTAAPVTSVQPPVPTAPGPVPWMRGLDAVKPLPITSLVPDAVAQTNANFFTSQQLATMRRLSDILLPPLKGYPGAIEAGAPEFLDFLIGVSPADRQQMYQSGLDRLDAESRQHFGVPFAEIKKTQADQLLHPWLKTWMNDHPPTEPYAHFINVAHSDIRTATINSQAWNKAATAAGQKNEGMGLYWYPIDPDLNCEASGSIRRSTPNKMRS; this is encoded by the coding sequence ATGGCGGTATCGGCGACCGCCACGACAGTATTGGGACAGCAGACCGCGGCTCCGGTCACTTCAGTACAGCCTCCTGTGCCGACCGCGCCTGGGCCAGTACCGTGGATGCGTGGACTCGATGCGGTAAAGCCGCTGCCGATCACCTCCCTTGTCCCTGATGCAGTGGCGCAGACCAATGCAAATTTCTTCACCTCTCAGCAATTGGCCACGATGCGGAGATTGAGCGACATCCTGTTGCCTCCCCTCAAAGGCTATCCAGGAGCTATTGAAGCCGGAGCGCCCGAGTTTCTTGATTTTCTGATTGGGGTCTCACCGGCGGACCGGCAGCAGATGTATCAATCCGGGCTGGACCGGCTAGACGCCGAGTCGCGGCAGCACTTTGGCGTACCGTTCGCGGAGATAAAGAAGACACAGGCCGACCAACTGCTTCACCCCTGGCTGAAGACATGGATGAATGACCATCCACCGACCGAGCCCTACGCTCACTTCATCAACGTCGCGCACAGCGACATCCGCACTGCAACCATCAATTCACAGGCATGGAACAAAGCGGCCACTGCAGCAGGGCAAAAGAATGAGGGTATGGGATTGTATTGGTATCCGATTGATCCTGACCTCAACTGCGAGGCGTCCGGGTCCATACGCCGGTCGACTCCGAACAAAATGCGCTCCTGA